The nucleotide sequence GGATAGGCCGAAGCGCTGCGCCAGTAAAGGTCGAAGTCGTCGGACACGGCCTGCACCACCGCGCCGATCGCCATTACGTCCAGATCGGAGAACAGCACGCCGCTGGTGGCGCCGAAGTATTCGTCGCCGACATTGCGGCCACCGATGATGGTAACCTGGTTGTCGGCGGTAAAGGACTTGTTGTGCATGCGCCGGTTGGCGCGGTGAAAGTCGGTGAGGTAGTTCAGCCAGCGCCAGTTGCGCGCCGTCAGCGGGTTGAACAGCCGCACCTCGATGCCGGGATGGGCGTCAAGCGCCGCAAGCGTGGCGTCCAGGCCGCTGGTGTTGTTGTCGTCCAGCAGCAGCCGCACCCGCACGCCGCGCTCTGCGGCTGCGCGCAAGGCGTCGAACAACAGGGTGCCTGTCATGTCCTTATGCCAGATGTAGTACTGTACATCCAGGCTGCGTTCGGCCGTCTGCGCCAGGTGCACCCGCGCGGCGAAGGCGTCGCGCGCATCGAGCAGCGGATGGATGCCGGACTGGCCCGGATGGACAGCCGCCAGCGGCGTGATTACCCGGCCAAGCCGGGTGCCGGCGGTATCGGTATAGGCATGCGACTGGCTGCGCGGCTCAAGCGGCGGCAGCGTGCCGCAGGCCGTCAGCAGGCACAGCAGCACCGCCAGCAATGCGCGGCGCAGACATTGGCAAGGTGAAGGCGGAAAACGAGCCATGCGGACGGCAAGGGAAATGAGGTATGCGCATCATACCCATGCCCTTGCCTTCTCCGCGCCGGCTCAGGGCTTGGACGTCTGCAAGGCCGGCTTGCTCGGGTCGCCCAGCGACTGCGGCGCCGTGGTGGCGTTGCCGACATTCTTCATGCAGCTGTTGAGGAAGGCCTTGCGCTGCTCGCCCTTGAGGCCCTTGTCCGTGGCCTGCTGGTTGCATTCCCGTGAGGTATCGCGGGGCGCTTCCAGCGGCGCCGCATTCGCCTTGGACGGCTGCGCGCTGCGGTCGGCGGAAAGCGCCGGGCTGGCCAGCATGGCGGCGGCAAGCATGATCATCAGTTTGTTCATGGCTGTCCTCCGGTTCAGTGCATGCCGTGCATCTGCGAGCAGCTTTCAGCGCAACGCCGGCACGCCTTGGCGCACAGCTGCATTTCGCCGTCGGGATCCTCATGCTCTTCGCACAGCGCGGCGCAGGCGGCGCAGATCTCAGCGCATTCCCCGGCCAGATGGGCATGGTGCGGCGAGCGCCTGGCCATGAAGTCGGCATGGGTCAGGCAGATCTGCGCGCAGTCCAGCAGCGCTACCAGGTGCTTGGCTTCGCTATGCGGATGGCTGCCATGCATTACATGGGCAGCGGTTTCGGTGCAGAGCCGGTGGCAGGCAAGGCAGTTTTCCAGGCATTGCTTCATTTCAGCGGACATCGCCGATGTTTGTTCCATGGCTATCTCCCAGTTCGTGGACGGTGACGGGCATTACGCCCCGGAACAGCCCAGCCTAACGACGCTGCCTGGACTGTCAAGCCAATCGCACACCTGACCAAGACCCGGACAAGCCGGGCTGCCGGCAGGCAAGCTGCTGCAACGGGCTCATGCCAGCGCCGGCAGCTTGCGCAGGGAGAGCGACAGCAGCAGCGTTAGACCCAGGCAAGCGCCGAGCGCGGCCACTACGCCCGGCCAGCCGCCGGCTTCCCAGACCCAGCCTGCCGCCGAGCCGATCACGCTGGCGCCGAGGTAATAGCAGGACAGATAGAGCGCCGAGGCCAGCGCCCGGTTTTCCAGCGCGCGGCGGCCGACCCAGCTGCTCGCGACCGAATGACCGCCGAAGAAGCCGAAAGTCAGCATCGCCACGCCGAGCACAATCAGGAAAATCGCATGCGAGAGCGTCAGCAACAGCCCGGCCAGCATGGTCAGCACCACGATCCAGAGCACGCGACGCCGGCCCAGCCGGTCTGACAGGCGGCCGATCCAGACCGAGCTGAACATGCCCATTAGGTAGAGCGAGAACACCAGGCTGACCGCCGACTGGCTCATGCCGAGTTCCGGTCCGAGCAGGCGAAAGCCAAGGTAGTTGAACACGCTGACGAACACGCCCACCAGTAGGAAGCCGATCAGGAACAGCCGTGGCAGGCCGCGGTCCTGGAAATGGCCAATGGTGCCGCTGGCCAGCGTGGCCAGCCGCACCGCACGTGGCTGGAAGTGTCGCGACGGCGGCAGACTGCGCCGGAATTCCAATGCCACCAGCAACGCCAGCACGCCGATCGCCGCCAGCGCGCCACGCCAGCCCAGGTAGTCCGCCAGCAGCGCGGTTGCCACCCTGCCCGTCATGCCGCCCAGCGCATTGCCGGCGATATAGAGGCCCATCGCATAGCCCAGCGATGCAGGGTCGAATTCCTCGCTGAGATAGGCCATGGCAACCGCCGGGATGCCGGCCACGGCAATGCCCAGCAGCACCCGCAGCAGCAGCAACTGGCTAAAATCGCCGACCAGGGCACAAGCGATCGCGCAAAGCGCGGACAGCATCAACGCCGAACTCATCGTGACGGCGCGGCCATACCGGTCCGACACCATGCTGGCCAGCAGCAGCGACAGTGCGAGCGCAGCGGTGGAGGCTGATAGCGACCAGCTGCTATGCGCCGCCGACACGCCGAATTCACGGGCAAACACGGGCAGCAGCGGCTGCACGCAGTACACCAGCGCGAAAGTGGCGAAACCACCGAGGAACAACGCGCGGTTGGCATTGCGAAAGGCTTTGGTGCCGCGCTGCAGTTTGGGTGGTAAGTCGGCGGATGCAGACGGGGCCGGCACCGGGATGGCGGCGGGTACAGACGGCATGGGAATGGTGGCAGCGGGTGCAGAAGGAATCGAGATGGTGGTGGCGGGTGAAGTCGGACTCAGCACGGGCATGGCGAAAACGGGTGATGAGAGCTTGGGCAGCCGGCTGCCGGCACTTGCCGAAGGGATAGCCAGCGCCACGATGGCGGCCGCGGGCGAAGAAGGATGTGGTACTGGCATGGCTGATGTTGCGGGACTGCCTGATGAATGCGGCACAGCATGTTTCCTTGGTAAGTGACGACGGACATGCGTCGAATGCTTCATCTTAGGATTGCGCTGTTATACCGTCCAATATATCTTTCTGGCTGTATTGATACTTTGAAAGTCTTACAGAACATGGAACTGCGCCACCTTCGTTACTTCGTCGCCGTCGCCGAGGAGCTGCATTTCACCCGCGCCGCCGAGCGGCTGCACATGGGGCAGCCGCCGCTGAGCCAGCAGATCCGGCTGCTGGAGGAGGAAGTGGGCGCCCGCCTGCTGGAACGCACCCGGCGCTGGGTACGCCTGACCCAAGCCGGCCGCCTGTTCCTGGCCGATGCCCGCCGCATCCTGGCCCTAGCCGACCAGGCCAGCGCCACGGCCCGCCGTGCCGAGCGCGGCGAAGTAGGCGAACTGCGCATTGGCTTCACCGCGTCCACGCCGCTTACCGACGTGTTCAACCGGGTGGTGAATGCGTACCGCAAGCAGTATCCGCAAGTGACGCTGACGATGATCGACCTGACCACGATGCGCCAGCTGCAAGCAATCACCGACCGCGTCATCGACCTTGGCTTCCTGCGCCCACCTGCCGGCGAGACGCCGCCCAACATCCACATCGTCAGCCTACGCC is from Noviherbaspirillum sp. L7-7A and encodes:
- a CDS encoding PsiF family protein, producing MNKLMIMLAAAMLASPALSADRSAQPSKANAAPLEAPRDTSRECNQQATDKGLKGEQRKAFLNSCMKNVGNATTAPQSLGDPSKPALQTSKP
- a CDS encoding LysR substrate-binding domain-containing protein, with product MELRHLRYFVAVAEELHFTRAAERLHMGQPPLSQQIRLLEEEVGARLLERTRRWVRLTQAGRLFLADARRILALADQASATARRAERGEVGELRIGFTASTPLTDVFNRVVNAYRKQYPQVTLTMIDLTTMRQLQAITDRVIDLGFLRPPAGETPPNIHIVSLRQEPLVLVAPVGHPLLKQRKIRVGDLASHPFVTFLPDAGTGIQRQVLQLCREAGFVPEVALQAGEGSTIIGLVAAGCGISILPESFSAIRVKGVRYRTLADAGAVTELMLACRERDSGELVRGFFEMAMGAGGEVKAGVGVRSCR
- a CDS encoding MFS transporter, coding for MPVPHPSSPAAAIVALAIPSASAGSRLPKLSSPVFAMPVLSPTSPATTISIPSAPAATIPMPSVPAAIPVPAPSASADLPPKLQRGTKAFRNANRALFLGGFATFALVYCVQPLLPVFAREFGVSAAHSSWSLSASTAALALSLLLASMVSDRYGRAVTMSSALMLSALCAIACALVGDFSQLLLLRVLLGIAVAGIPAVAMAYLSEEFDPASLGYAMGLYIAGNALGGMTGRVATALLADYLGWRGALAAIGVLALLVALEFRRSLPPSRHFQPRAVRLATLASGTIGHFQDRGLPRLFLIGFLLVGVFVSVFNYLGFRLLGPELGMSQSAVSLVFSLYLMGMFSSVWIGRLSDRLGRRRVLWIVVLTMLAGLLLTLSHAIFLIVLGVAMLTFGFFGGHSVASSWVGRRALENRALASALYLSCYYLGASVIGSAAGWVWEAGGWPGVVAALGACLGLTLLLSLSLRKLPALA
- a CDS encoding four-helix bundle copper-binding protein codes for the protein MEQTSAMSAEMKQCLENCLACHRLCTETAAHVMHGSHPHSEAKHLVALLDCAQICLTHADFMARRSPHHAHLAGECAEICAACAALCEEHEDPDGEMQLCAKACRRCAESCSQMHGMH